The Vidua chalybeata isolate OUT-0048 chromosome 21, bVidCha1 merged haplotype, whole genome shotgun sequence genome contains a region encoding:
- the SPTAN1 gene encoding spectrin alpha chain, non-erythrocytic 1 isoform X4: MDPSGVKVLETAEDIQERRQQVLDRYHRFKELSSLRRQKLEDSYRFQFFQRDADELEKWIQEKLQIASDENYKDPSNLQGKLQKHQAFEAEVQANSGAIIKLDETGNQMINEGHFASETIRTRLQELHRLWELLMEKMREKGVKLLQAQKLVQYLRECEDVLDWINDKEAIVTSEELGQDLEHVEVLQKKFEEFQTDLAAHEERVNEVNQFAGKLIQETHPEEELIKSKQDEVNASWQRLKGLALQRQGKLFGAAEVQRFNRDVDETISWIKEKGQLMASDDFGRDLASVQALLRKHEGLERDLAALEDKVKALCAEADRLQQSHPINASQIQVKREELIANWEQIRTLAAERHARLNDSYRLQRFLADFRDLTSWVTEMKALINADELANDVAGAEALLDRHQEHKGEIDAHEDSFKSADESGQALLSAGHYASDEVKEKLTILSDERSALLELWELRRQQYEQCMDLQLFYRDTEQVDNWMSKQEAFLLNEDLGDSLDSVEALLKKHEDFEKSLSAQEEKITALDEFATKLIQNNHYAMDDVATRRDALLSRRNALHERAMYRRAQLADSFHLQQFFRDSDELKSWVNEKMKTATDEAYKDPSNLQGKVQKHQAFEAELSANQSRIDALEKAGQKLIDVKHYASDEVAARMNEVISLWKKLLEATELKGIKLREANQQQQFNRNVEDIELWLYEVEGHLASDDYGKDLTNVQNLQKKHALLEADVAAHQDRIDGITIQARQFQEAGHFDADNIKKKQEALVARYEALKDPMVARKQKLADSLRLQQLFRDIEDEETWIREKEPIAASTNRGKDLIGVQNLLKKHQALQAEIAGHEPRIKAVTQKGNAMVEEGHFAAEDVKIKLNELNQKWDSLKAKASQRRQDLEDSLQAQQYFADANEAESWMREKEPIVGSTDYGKDEDSAEALLKKHEALMSDLSAYGSSIQALREQAQSCRQQVAPTDDETGKELVLALYDYQEKSPREVTMKKGDILTLLNSTNKDWWKVEVNDRQGFVPAAYVKKLDPAQSASRENLLEEQGSIALRQEQIDNQTLITKEVGSVSLRMKQVEELYHSLLELGEKRKGMLEKSCKKFMLFREANELQQWINEKEAALTSEEVGADLEQVEVLQKKFDDFQKDLKANESRLKDINKVAKDLESEGLMADEVQAVQQQEVYGMMPRDETDSKTASPWKSARLMVHTVATFNSIKELNERWRSLQQLAEERSQLLGSAHEVQRFHRDADETKEWIEEKNQALNTDNYGHDLASVQALQRKHEGFERDLAALGDKVNSLGETAQRLIQSHPESAEDLQEKCTELNQAWNSLGKRADQRKEKLGDSHDLQRFLSDFRDLMSWINGIRGLVSSDELAKDVTGAEALLERHQEHRTEIDARTGTFQAFEQFGQQLLAHGHYASPEIKEKLDILEQERTDLEKAWVQRRMMLDQCLELQLFHRDCEQAENWMAAREAFLNTEDKGDSLDSVEALIKKHEDFDKAINVQEEKIAVLQSFADQLIAADHYAKGVIANRRNEVLDRWLRLKAQMIEKRSKLGESQTLQQFSRDVDEIEAWISEKLQTASDESYKDPTNIQSKHQKHQAFEAELHANADRIRGVIDMGNSLIERGACAGSEDAVKARLAALADQWQFLVQKSAEKSQKLKEANKQQNFNTGIKDFDFWLSEVEALLASEDYGKDLASVNNLLKKHQLLEADISAHEDRLKDLNSQADSLMTSSAFDTSQVKDKRETINGRFQRIKGMASARRAKLNESHRLHQFFRDMDDEESWIKEKKLLVSSEDYGRDLTGVQNLRKKHKRLEAELAAHEPAIQGVLDTGKKLSDDNTIGKEEIQQRLAQFVDHWKELKQLAAARGQRLEESLEYQQFVANVEEEEAWINEKMTLVASEDYGDTLAAIQGLLKKHEAFETDFTVHKDRVNDVCANGEDLIKKNNHHEANITAKMKGLRGKVSDLEKAAAQRKAKLDENSAFLQFNWKADVVESWIGEKENSLKTDDYGRDLSSVQTLLTKQETFDAGLQAFQQEGIANITALKDQLLAAKHIQSKAIEARHASLMKRWNQLLANSATRKKKLLEAQEHFRKVEDLFLTFAKKASAFNSWFENAEEDLTDPVRCNSLEEIKALREAHDAFRSSLSSAQADFNQLAELDRQIKSFRVASNPYTWFTMEALEETWRNLQKIIKERELELQKEQRRQEENDKLRQEFAQHANAFHQWIQETRTYLLDGSCMVEESGTLESQLEATKRKHQEIRAMRSQLKKIEDLGAAMEEALILDNKYTEHSTVGLAQQWDQLDQLGMRMQHNLEQQIQARNTTGVTEEALKEFSMMFKHFDKDKSGRLNHQEFKSCLRSLGYDLPMVEEGEPDPEFESILDTVDPNRDGHVSLQEYMAFMISRETENVKSSEEIESAFRALSSEGKPYVTKEELYQNLTREQADYCISHMKPYMDGKGRELPSAYDYIEFTRSLFVN; encoded by the exons atggACCCAAGTGGTGTAAAAGTGTTGGAAACAGCAGAAGATATCCAAGAAAGGCGTCAGCAAGTTTTGGACCGTTACCACAGGTTCAAGGAACTCTCTTCTCTAAGGCGCCAAAAACTTGAAGATTCCTATCGATTCCAGTTTTTCCAGCGTGATGCAGATGAGCTTGAAAAATGGATCCAAGAGAAACTGCAGATTGCATCTGATGAAAATTACAAAGACCCAAGCAATTTGCAG gGGAAGCTGCAGAAGCACCAAGCCTTTGAGGCTGAGGTGCAGGCCAATTCAGGAGCCATCATTAAACTGGATGAGACTGGAAATCAGATGATTAACGAAGGCCATTTTGCGTCTGAAACCATAAGA ACTcgactgcaggagctgcaccGACTATGGGAATTACTGATGGAAAAGATGAGAGAGAAGGGAGTCAAATTATTGCAAGCACAGAAGTTGGTGCAGTATTTACGGGAATGTGAAGATGTCTTGGACTGGATCAATGACAAG GAAGCAATAGTGACATCAGAAGAGCTTGGACAGGACTTAGAGCATGTTGAAGTTTTGCAAAAGAAGTTTGAAGAGTTCCAGACAGACCTCGCAGCTCATGAAGAAAGAGTAAATGAAGTGAACCAGTTTGCTGGCAAACTTATCCAA GAAACACATCCTGAAGAGGAACTGATAAAGTCCAAACAAGATGAAGTAAATGCAAGCTGGCAGCGTCTTAAGGGACTTGCCCTTCAGAGGCAAGGAAAACTCTTTGGGGCAGCTGAAGTTCAGCGTTTCAACAG GGATGTGGATGAAACAATCAGCTGGATTAAGGAGAAAGGGCAGTTGATGGCCTCAGATGATTTTGGCAGAGACTTAGCCAGTGTGCAGGCATTACTGCGGAAGCACGAAGGCCTGGAAAGAGACCTGGCAGCTCTGGAAGATAAG GTGAAGGCCCTGTGTGCAGAAGCTGACCGTTTGCAGCAGTCTCACCCAATAAATGCTTCCCAAATTCAAGTGAAACGGGAGGAGCTCATTGCCAACTGGGAACAGATCCGCACGCTGGCAGCAGAGAGGCACGCTCGCCTCAACGACTCCTACAG GCTGCAGCGCTTTCTTGCGGACTTCCGAGACCTCACCAGCTGGGTGACTGAGATGAAGGCTCTGATAAATGCTGATGAACTTGCCAATGATGTGGCTGGAGCAGAAGCCCTCCTAGACAGACATCAGGAACATAAG GGAGAAATTGATGCCCATGAAGACAGCTTCAAATCTGCTGATGAGTCAGGCCAGgctttgctctctgctgggCACTATGCTTCTGATGAAGTTAAAGAAAAG CTGACCATCCTCTCAGATGAAAGGTCTGCCTTACTGGAACTGTGGGAGCTCCGCAGACAGCAGTATGAGCAGTGCATGGACCTGCAGCTTTTCTACAGAGACACTGAACAAGTTGACAACTGGATGAGCAAACAAGAA GCATTTCTGCTGAATGAAGACCTTGGTGATTCTCTGGATAGTGTGGAGGCTCTTCTAAAGAAGCATGAAGACTTTGAGAAATCCCTAAGTGCCCAAGAGGAGAAAATCACA GCATTAGATGAGTTTGCTACTAAGTTGATTCAGAATAACCACTATGCCATGGATGATGTTGCTACACGCAGAGATGCT ctgctgagcCGCCGAAACGCCCTTCATGAAAGAGCCATGTACCGCCGTGCTCAGCTGGCGGATTCTTTCCATCTGCAGCAGTTTTTCCGAGATTCTGATGAGCTCAAGAGTTGGGTtaatgaaaagatgaaaacGGCAACTGATGAGGCCTACAAG GATCCATCGAACTTGCAAGGTAAAGTTCAGAAACACCAGGCTTTTGAAGCAGAGCTGTCTGCTAACCAGAGTCGTATTGATGCCCTGGAGAAAGCTGGCCAGAAGCTGATTGATGTCAAGCACTATGCGTCCGATGAGGTGGCAGCTCGCATGAATGAAGTCATCAGCTTGTGGAAGAAACTTCTGGAGGCCACTGAGCTCAAAG GTATAAAACTGCGAGAAGCcaatcagcagcagcagtttaaTCGCAATGTGGAGGACATTGAGCTCTGGCTGTATGAAGTAGAAGGACACTTGGCTTCTGATGATTATGGAAAAGATCTTACTAATGTTCAGAATCTTCAGAAGAAACACGCACTGCTAGAGGCAGATGTTGCTGCCCATCAG GATCGGATAGATGGCATTACCATCCAGGCACGCCAGTTCCAGGAGGCTGGGCACTTTGATGCTGACAATATCAAGAAGAAACAAGAAGCTTTAGTGGCTCGTTATGAAGCTCTGAAGGACCCCATGGTAGCTCGCAAGCAGAAACTCGCAGATTCTCTTCgcctgcagcagcttttccgTGACATTGAGGATGAAGAGACCTGGATTAGGGAAAAAGAACCTATTGCAGCTTCAACAAACCGAG GCAAGGATTTAATTGGTGTCCAGAATCTGTTAAAGAAGCACCAGGCTTTGCAGGCAGAAATTGCAGGCCATGAGCCTCGTATTAAAGCAGTCACACAGAAGGGAAATGCTATGGTGGAAGAAG GACACTTTGCAGCTGAGGATGTAAAAATCAAACTGAACGAGCTAAACCAGAAGTGGGACTCTCTGAAAGCCAAAGCATCTCAGCGTCGACAGGACCTGGAGGATTCCCTGCAGGCTCAGCAGTACTTTGCTGATGCTAATGAGGCCGAATCCTGGATGAGGGAAAAGGAGCCCATTGTAGGCAGTACAGACTATGGGAAAGATGAAGACTCTGCTGAG GCTCTTCTGAAGAAACATGAAGCTTTGATGTCTGATCTCTCTGCTTATGGCAGCAGCATCCAGGCATTGAGGGAACAGGCCCAGTCATGCAGG caacaAGTTGCTCCCACAGATGATGAAACTGGAAAAGAGCTTGTTTTGGCACTCTATGATTACCAGGAGAAGAGTCCCCGGGAGGTGACAATGAAGAAGGGAGATATCCTCACATTACTCAACAGCACCAACAAG GACTGGTGGAAGGTGGAAGTCAATGACCGTCAGGGATTTGTACCTGCTGCCTATGTGAAAAAACTGGATCCTGCCCAGTCTGCATCCCGGGAGAAcctcctggaggagcagggcagcattGCACTGCGACAGGAGCAAATCGACAACCA GACTCTCATTACTAAGGAGGTCGGCAGTGTATCTCTGCGTATGAAACAGGTCGAAGAACT GTATCACTCTCTCCTGGAACTGGGAGAAAAACGTAAAGGCATGTTGGAAAAAAGCTGCAAGAAGTTCATGCTTTTCCGTGAAGCCAATGAGCTCCAGCAGTGGATCAATGAGAAGGAAGCAGCACTCACCAGTGAGGAAGTGGGTGCTGATCTGGAGCAGGTGGAGGTTCTGCAGAAGAAATTTGATGATTTTCAGAAG GATCTCAAAGCCAACGAGTCACGCCTGAAGGATATAAACAAGGTTGCCAAGGACCTGGAGTCAGAAGGGCTGATGGCAGATGAAGTACAAGCAGTACAGCAACAG gAAGTCTATGGGATGATGCCCAGG GATGAAACTGATTCTAAGACAGCCTCTCCTTGGAAG TCTGCACGTTTGATGGTACACACGGTGGCAACCTTCAACTCAATCAAG GAGCTGAATGAGCGCTGGagatccctgcagcagctggcagaggagaggagcCAGTTGTTGGGCAGTGCCCACGAGGTACAGAGATTCCACAG AGATGCTGATGAAACCAAGGAATGGATAGAGGAGAAGAATCAAGCATTAAATACAGACAACTATGGGCATGACCTGGCCAGTGTTCAGGCTCTGCAGCGCAAACATGAAGGCTTTGAGAGAGATTTGGCAGCTCTGGGAGACAAG GTGAATTCTCTTGGTGAAACTGCCCAGCGTCTAATCCAGTCACATCCAGAATCTGCTGAAGATCTCCAAGAAAAATGCACTGAGTTGAATCAGGCTTGGAATAGTCTGGGAAAACGTGCTGACCAGCGCAAGGAGAAGCTTGGAGATTCTCATGACCTGCAGCGTTTCCTCAGTGACTTCAG GGACCTCATGTCTTGGATCAATGGGATCCGGGGCCTGGTCTCCTCAGATGAACTCGCAAAGGATGTGACTGGAGCTGAAGCTTTGTTGGAAAGGCACCAG GAACACCGCACAGAAATAGATGCAAGAACTGGCACTTTCCAGGCATTTGAACAGTTTGGACAACAACTCCTTGCCCATGGACACTATGCCAGCCCAGAGATCAAGGAGAAACTGGATATTCTGGAGCAAGAACGGACAGACCTGGAGAAGGCCTGGGTCCAGCGCAGAATGATGCTGGACCAGTGCCTGGAACTACAG ctgtTTCATCGGGACTGTGAACAAGCTGAAAACTGGATGGCTGCCCGGGAGGCTTTCTTAAATACAGAGGATAAAGGAGACTCCTTGGACAGTGTGGAGGCACTCATCAAGAAACATGAAGATTTTGATAAAGCAATCAATGTCCAG gaagagaaaattgCTGTCCTGCAGTCCTTTGCTGACCAGCTGATTGCTGCAGATCATTACGCCAAGGGAGTCATCGCCAACAGACGCAATGAGGTCCTGGACAG GTGGCTTCGTCTGAAAGCCCAAATGATTGAGAAGAGATCGAAGCTGGGAGAGTCTCAGACCCTCCAGCAGTTCAGTCGTGATGTGGATGAAATAGAAGCCTGGATCAGTGAAAAGCTCCAGACTGCAAGTGATGAGTCCTATAAGGATCCCACAAATATTCAG AGCAAGCACCAGAAGCACCAGGCCTTTGAAGCCGAGCTCCACGCCAACGCCGACCGCATCCGCGGTGTCATCGACATGGGCAACTCCCTCATCGAGAGGGGCGCGTGCGCCGGCAGCGAGGACGCCGTCAAG GCAcgcctggctgccctggctgacCAGTGGCAATTCCTGGTACAGAAATCAGCAGAGAAGAGTCAGAAACTGAAAGAAGCTAATAAGCAACAGAATTTCAATACTGGAATCAAGGACTTTGACTTTTGGCTTTCAGAG GTGGAGGCTTTGTTGGCATCTGAAGACTATGGGAAGGACTTAGCATCTGTTAACAACCTTCTGAAAAAACACCAATTACTGGAAGCTGATATATCTGCTCATGAG GACCGCCTGAAGGACCTGAACAGCCAGGCTGACAGTCTGATGACCAGCAGTGCCTTTGACACGTCCCAAGTGAAGGACAAACGCGAGACCATCAACGGGCGCTTCCAGCGCATCAAGGGCATGGCCAGCGCCCGCCGCGCCAAGCTCAACGAGAGCCACCGCCTGCACCAGTTCTTCCGGGACATGGACGACGAGGAGTCCTGGATCAA agaaaagaaactgtTGGTTAGCTCAGAGGACTATGGCAGAGACCTGACTGGTGTGCAGAATCTGAGGAAGAAACACAAGCGCTTAGAAGCAGAATTAGCTGCCCATGAACCTGCTATCCAG GGTGTTCTGGACACGGGTAAGAAGCTTTCAGATGACAACACAATTGGAAAGGAGGAGATACAGCAGAGACTGGCTCAGTTTGTGGATCACTGGAAAGAGTTAAAGCAATTGGCAGCTGCTAG GGGCCAGCGTCTGGAGGAGTCTCTGGAGTATCAGCAGTTTGTAGCAAATGTCGAGGAAGAAGAAGCCTGGATCAATGAGAAAATGACACTGGTAGCCAGTGAGGATTATGGGGACACACTTGCTGCTATCCAG GGCTTGCTGAAGAAGCATGAGGCATTTGAGACTGATTTTACTGTCCACAAGGACAGAGTGAATGATGTCTGTGCTAATGGAGAGGATCTCATTAAAAAG AACAATCACCACGAGGCGAACATCACTGCCAAGATGAAGGGGCTCAGAGGGAAGGTGTCAGAtctggagaaagcagcagctcagaggaaaGCCAAATTGGATGAGAACTCAGCTTTCCTCCAATTCAACTGGAAAGCAGATGTGGTGGAGTCGTGGATAG gagagaaggaaaacagtctGAAGACAGATGATTACGGACGTGACCTCTCTTCAGTGCAAACCTTGCTCACCAAACAG GAAACATTTGATGCTGGACTTCAGGCTTTCCAGCAGGAGGGAATTGCAAACATCACTGCCCTGAAAGACCAGCTGCTCGCAGCCAAGCACATCCAGTCCAAGGCCATCGAGGCCCGGCATGCTTCCTTGATGAAACGCTGGAATCAGCTACTGGCTAATTCTGCtaccaggaaaaagaaactctTGGAGGCTCAGGAGCACTTCAGAAAG gTTGAGGATCTCTTCCTGACCTTTGCGAAGAAGGCCTCTGCCTTCAACAGCTGGTTTGAGAATGCTGAGGAGGACCTGACGGATCCTGTGCGCTGCAACTCACTGGAGGAAATCAAAGCCCTGAGAGAAGCTCACGACGCTTTCCGTTCCTCCCTAAGTTCTGCCCAAGCTGATTTCaaccagctggcagagcttGATCGCCAGATCAAGAGCTTCCGTGTGGCCTCCAACCCCTACACTTGGTTCACTATGGAGGCTCTTGAAGAAACCTGGAGGAATCTGCAGAAAATTATCAAG GAACGTGaactggagctgcagaaggaacagcgaaggcaggaagaaaatgacAAACTGCGTCAGGAATTTGCTCAGCATGCCAATGCCTTCCATCAGTGGATTCAGGAGACCAG GACTTACCTGCTAGATGG GTCATGTATGGTGGAGGAATCAGGAACACTGGAGTCACAACTAGAAGCTACTAAA CGCAAGCACCAAGAGATCCGAGCTATGAGGAGCCAGCTGAAGAAGATTGAGGACCTTGGAGCAGCCATGGAAGAGGCACTTATCTTGGACAACAAGTACACAGAACACAGCACcgtggggctggcacagcagtgggACCAGCTGGACCAGCTGGGGATGAGGATGCAACACAACCTGGAACAGCAGATCCAAGCCCG GAACACCACTGGAGTCACTGAGGAGGCCCTGAAGGAGTTCAGCATGATGTTCAA GCACTTTGACAAGGACAAATCTGGACGACTTAATCACCAGGAGTTTAAGTCTTGCTTACGCTCTCTCGGCTACGATCTGCCCATGGTTGAGGAAGGAGAGCCAGACCCTGAGTTTGAGTCTATTCTTGACACTGTAGATCCCAACAG GGATGGACACGTCTCGCTGCAGGAGTACATGGCCTTCATGATCAGCCGGGAAACTGAGAACGTGAAATCCAGCGAGGAGATCGAGAGCGCTTTCCGCGCCCTCAGCTCCGAGGGGAAGCCCTACGTGACCAAGGAGGAGCTCTACCAG AACCTGACCCGGGAACAGGCCGATTATTGCATCTCTCACATGAAACCCTACATGGATGGCAAGGGCAGGGAACTGCCTTCTGCCTACGACTACATAGAATTTACACGTTCACTCTTTGTGAATTGA